A segment of the Alphaproteobacteria bacterium genome:
ACGAAACGTCCAATCCGGCATAGTACTTCATGGCTGCTCTCCTTAACGCTTCTTGTGGCTGGAACATCCAGACCACGTTCCAAAAGCTCGGAGAGTAGCCACCCTCAGCGCCGATTACCCCATCTCTGTGGTCAATTCTCCGTGCTTCAAGTGGCCTGTACTCGAGGATGTGGGCATGTCTCAACCCGCCTGCGTGGAGGGTGGGGGGCGGTTCGCCCTATTCCGCGGGCAGAGGAAACTCGTCCAGATACTTGAGATACCCCTCCTCGACGTCGATCTCGAGGCTGGCCAAAATACGTACGACGCCGTTGTAGAAGCCGATGGTCAGCACCAGGTCGGTGAGGCATTCGCTGTCGAGGTCCTGCGCCAGCGCGGCATAGGTCTCTTCCGAGATGGCCAAGTCCGTGGTCATCTCGCGGGCCGCCTTCAGCACCCAGCGCGCCAGCGGCTCGAGCTCGCTCTCGCGGCCGGCGCTTTCCTCGGCCAGGGCGGCCAAGTCGTCGTCCGTGACGCCGAAGTCGCGGCCGATCTCGATGTGGTGGCTGTATTCGTAGAGCGAGCGCGTGAGGTAGCCGACTTGCAGGATGGCGAGCTCGCGCAACCGGGTATCGAGCGGGCTTTCATAGCGGATGTAGCGGCCCATGCGGCCGAAGTTGCGGGCCCCGCCGGGGCTGTTGGCGATCGCCTTGTAGATGTTGAGGTCGCGCGCCAGCAGGTCCTGGTCGTCGGCCGAGAGATCGGCTTTCGTGATGTAGGGGATTCTCGCCATGGCTTCGGTTCCTAACCTTCGGCGTCGCGTTCGGGCGCCAGCAGAGTCACGCCGCCGTCGACCACGAGGGTCTGGCCGGTGATGTAGCGGGCCTGGTCCGAGAGCAGGAACCTGACCGCCTGGCCCACGTCCCAACCCGTGCCCTCGATCTTCAGGACGGAAGCCAGGCGGCGCGCCTCACGGGCCTTCTGGCTCATGCCGCCGGTGTAGACCATGGGCGTGTAAACCGGTCCGGGCGCCACGCAATTGACGCGGATGCCTTGGCCACCGTGATCGACGGCCATGGCTTTGGTGAGCGCGATGACGGCGCCCTTGGAAACGCTATAGGCGGTCAGGCCGCGAGGCCTCAGCGCC
Coding sequences within it:
- a CDS encoding carboxymuconolactone decarboxylase family protein → MARIPYITKADLSADDQDLLARDLNIYKAIANSPGGARNFGRMGRYIRYESPLDTRLRELAILQVGYLTRSLYEYSHHIEIGRDFGVTDDDLAALAEESAGRESELEPLARWVLKAAREMTTDLAISEETYAALAQDLDSECLTDLVLTIGFYNGVVRILASLEIDVEEGYLKYLDEFPLPAE